The Intestinibaculum porci DNA window CAAAGATGTTGATACCATCATAAATATGATCATCATTGCCAATGAGGGTATATTTCATGCCCTGATCATCAAATAAGCGAATCAGATGACGGACTTGTTCCTGACTTTGCAGGCAGAAGACCACCTTGTCATAAGTCAGATAATCCCTGATAGTCGAAAGGAAAATCTTTTCATTCATCATCGGGATCTGCACACTTTGGGCTTTGAATTCGATCTGTGATTCTTTTTCTTTGAAATCAGCAAAATTGATGGCTCTATTTTTTAATAACACCTGAGGATCATGAATGACTTTTAAACCTTTGACCATTTCCCCGATACTTTGGATATCATGGAAATAATAGAAGTTTTCTTCACTGAAGCGTTTATAGGTGCCTAAAATCTTTTCATAGCTGGCCGTAATAATAAGCGGATCTTTTGCATAATCTAAGATGGTACAGTCATCTTCAAAAAGATTCATATACTGATAAAGACGAGGATTATAGTCATCCCCTTTAAGCGATTCCATATCCATCGCGATATTTTCATCAAGAGTTTCAGCGATACTTTCCTCAAGATCCATCTGATCTCTTAACGACTGAATTTTGGTAATGACATCATCAACCTGATTGCGATCGTAAAGCATATCCGTGGCCGGTAAAAGAGCAACCTCCATAATGGCTTCTTCACGACGCTGGGTATCTTTATTAAAGAAAGAAATGGATTCAATTTCATCATCAAAAAATTCAATACGAATCGGGTTATCATACTGAATCGAATACACATCGACAACGCCCCCGCGTTTAGACATATAAAAAGGCGTATCAACGCGCTGCGTAGAGATATAGCCATAATCTAATAACTGTTTCCGTAAAGTGAGCGGTTCAATAATATCGCCGACTTTTAAATGGATGGTGGCCTCCTTAAATAAGCGTGGCGGCGTAACATAACGGACTAACGAATGCATATGGCAGACACAGATACATGGTTCATCACTGTTTAGCATCGCCATCGCATTAATACGTTCGCCGAGTAATTCATAAGAATAAGCAACGGATTCTACGCGCAGTGATTCATCACTTGGATAGTAACAAACCTTTGGCAGCATCTCGTTTAATAAACGATAGAGCGTTAACGCCTGATACTGGTTTTCTTTTACGATGATCATCGTCCGCTTTTGCAAGCAAAAAGCACTAGCAATGAGATAAGCCTCATCGCTAGCTTCATTCGTTACAATCTCGCCATGACCCGTTAACATCTGCTTGAGGGCGGGATTGTCTTTTAATACTTCGAGTACTTTATTCATTTATTTTTTCCTCTCATTAAAAACATTAGATGCAGAGTTAAAATCTTTTTCAATATAACATTCAACAGCTTTGACACAATTGTCAATGCCTTCCTTGATCTGCGGATATTCAACCGGAGAGAAATGTCCTAAAACATAGTTCACCACATCACAGTGCGGGATCTTAGAGATCCCGACGCGAATGCGTTTAAAGTTTTTTGTCCCGACATGGGCAATAATACTTTTGACGCCATTATGACCGCCAGCCGAGCCGCTCTCACGTAAGCGCAGTTTCCCTACTGGTAAATCCATATCATCATAGATGACTAATAAGTCATCGACATCAATTTTAAAATATTTCATCGTCTGAATAACGGACAGACCAGAATTATTCATATACGTCTGGGGCTTTAATAAAATGATATCTTCCCCATGATATTTAAATTTGGTATATAAACCATCAAATTTTTTATTGGTAATGTCGACGCTGAAGGCTTCAGCGATGGCATCCAGGCACATAAAGCCGGTATTATGACGGGTCCCGTCATATTTCTTACCAGGATTGCCTAATCCAACGATTAATTTCATAAAACTCCTATCTTGCACAAATGGCAAATGAAATGCCCTGAACATTTAAATGACGATTTTCAATACGTTCATTTTCGCCTTTATGGAGGATTTCAAAATCATCATCAATATCAACCCCAATAATATCAAAGGAAGGGTTAATATAAATTCTGAATTCCTTATAAGGACCTTCGTCCTGCGTTAAGATATATTCAATCATCCGGTGATTGATATTGTTAATGCGGATATGTTCATGCATATCATCAAAGTTATTGTATCTGAAGCAGGCATTTTCTTTTCTTAATTTGATCAATGCCTTGATTAAATGAATGCTTTCAATGTGCTGATCACGCCGCCCCCAGTCAAACTGATTGACTGAATCACCAGCATTATAGGAATTGGCATTCCCATGTTTGGTGTCAAAGAATTCCTGACCGGCATGTAAGAATGGTACTCCCATTGATAATAAGACCATAATATTGGCGAGTTCACAGCGTCGTCTGATCGCAGATTCCCCTTCATCACGGTTACAAATGGAATATTTATCAAAGGTTGTCGCATTATCATGACATTCGACATAGTTGATCGACTGTTCCACCGAACTGAATTTGCCATAATCACACATCGTAATAATCGCATCATTCGTTTTATAAGTATCCCCAGAGGTATAGCCTTTGATTTCTAACTGATTGCTGCCGCGAACAGTATCACGGAAGAAATCATTAAAGAAACCAACGCGTGGGACTTTACGATTGTTTTCAATCATAGCCTTCTGTTCATTTGGCAGTGTCCCCATGTTCCAGCCTTCGCCATAAAGCATGAAGGATGGGTCTAAACTGCGGCCCTGCTCTTCAATCAGGTTAACCGTATCAATATCGGTAATCCCCATTAAGTCCATTCTAAAGCCATCGCAGCCATAAAGTGTCTGCCAGCGGCGACACATTGCCACAATGTATTTCCGGCACATATAAGCAGTGGAATTTAAATCATCCCCGCACCATGAGCCATTCGTCAAGTTGCCATTTTCATCTCTTCTAAAGAAATAGTAAGGAACAGTCTTTTCTAAAGCATTGTCATTGACATCATGCATATGGTTAAAGACCACATCTAAGATCACTCTCATGCCATGTTTATGAATGCTTTCAATCATATGGATACATTCATTAATACGGCGATAGCCATCATTAGGATCACTGACATAAGACCCTTCTGTCACATTATACTGCGCCGGATCATAACCCCAGTTATACAGTTCATAAGGATGATCTTCATCGACTGTCGCATAATCATTAATTGGCTGCAGCTGGACATGGGTAATGCCTAAATCTGCTAAATAATCGACCCCGCTCTTATAACCGAGCATCGTCGCATTGCCTTCTTCACAGAACGCTAAAAATTTCCCTTTATGACGTAATTCCCCATAAGGATCTACAGAAAAGTCACGGACATGCAATTCATAAATAATGGCGTCCGTTTTCTTTTCCAGCGGCGGCAGCGGATAGGTTTTCCGCTGACATTTTGATAAATCCACAATGATCGAACTGCGCTGATTAGATGTTGAAGAAAACGCGTAAGGATCGCATGTTTCGGTTGTAATATCATTGTTGGAAATAAGATATGTATATTCATATAATTCCAGATCCGAATAGACGCGGGTATAGAAAACCCCGCGATCTAAACGTTTCATGGTATAGAGCGTAATGCTCTCTTCATTTTTTAACTTTAAAGTAACGCTTGTAGCGGTTGGTGCCCAAACCTTAAAAGTGGTATAAGATTTTGTGTAGAATGCGCCTAAGTCATCTCCATCATAAGAGAAATGTTCATCGAATTCCTTACACATTGGCAACATCGAAAAATCTAAAAAGCATGTTAAGCCATAAGCGTCAGAAATACGGTAGCTCTTTCCTACTTCAAAAGAGGTACGGAAATAATAGGTATTAAAACCATTTTCTTCATTCCCGGCATCCCCGTGTAATAATCTATGTTCATTTGATTCAAGATCTTTTAAATAAAACTTGCTGGAAATTCCATTATAGTAGTTTTTTGATAAAAGAACCTTGATTTCATCAAAGGATATTGCATAAGCAAACATCCTAATGGATTCTCTTTGCATAAGT harbors:
- the pth gene encoding aminoacyl-tRNA hydrolase, producing MKLIVGLGNPGKKYDGTRHNTGFMCLDAIAEAFSVDITNKKFDGLYTKFKYHGEDIILLKPQTYMNNSGLSVIQTMKYFKIDVDDLLVIYDDMDLPVGKLRLRESGSAGGHNGVKSIIAHVGTKNFKRIRVGISKIPHCDVVNYVLGHFSPVEYPQIKEGIDNCVKAVECYIEKDFNSASNVFNERKK
- the pulA gene encoding type I pullulanase translates to MQRESIRMFAYAISFDEIKVLLSKNYYNGISSKFYLKDLESNEHRLLHGDAGNEENGFNTYYFRTSFEVGKSYRISDAYGLTCFLDFSMLPMCKEFDEHFSYDGDDLGAFYTKSYTTFKVWAPTATSVTLKLKNEESITLYTMKRLDRGVFYTRVYSDLELYEYTYLISNNDITTETCDPYAFSSTSNQRSSIIVDLSKCQRKTYPLPPLEKKTDAIIYELHVRDFSVDPYGELRHKGKFLAFCEEGNATMLGYKSGVDYLADLGITHVQLQPINDYATVDEDHPYELYNWGYDPAQYNVTEGSYVSDPNDGYRRINECIHMIESIHKHGMRVILDVVFNHMHDVNDNALEKTVPYYFFRRDENGNLTNGSWCGDDLNSTAYMCRKYIVAMCRRWQTLYGCDGFRMDLMGITDIDTVNLIEEQGRSLDPSFMLYGEGWNMGTLPNEQKAMIENNRKVPRVGFFNDFFRDTVRGSNQLEIKGYTSGDTYKTNDAIITMCDYGKFSSVEQSINYVECHDNATTFDKYSICNRDEGESAIRRRCELANIMVLLSMGVPFLHAGQEFFDTKHGNANSYNAGDSVNQFDWGRRDQHIESIHLIKALIKLRKENACFRYNNFDDMHEHIRINNINHRMIEYILTQDEGPYKEFRIYINPSFDIIGVDIDDDFEILHKGENERIENRHLNVQGISFAICAR